A single genomic interval of uncultured Desulfobulbus sp. harbors:
- a CDS encoding methyl-accepting chemotaxis protein produces MYRNLRLSSKLMLSIGIVILASFTATVGFVTLKATNLAQVEAQERFESIAREYSNQIQLDVDNAFASARALAYASGQLKTSGKEFKRETLLTMMQGILSENTNYFGIWAVWEPGGIDGLDDQYKGAPGNKENGRFAPYWNRVGGVHLETCTDLSGEWYTKSRDTMREVIIDPTAYDISGTKVFVVSVCVPIIVNGRALGVVGVDFSMEQISALVSKIRPYETGYAVLVTDSGMISAHPEPGNVTKFTKDIYPAEILAASRETGTTHHNFTLETTGEPSLMIITPVVTGKTETTWKLFINAPMEKILQQVVRMRNGSILISGLSFCFLIAVIFMLARIVIVRPVNHVIASLDDITKGEGDLTKRLDVASNDELGQLSAGFNTFLEKLQTMIKDVSSGVGTLSSSSSELKSIAEQLAGGAHHTSETSSSASRSAQEMTGNMTSVSAAMEQSSTNINIVATAVEEMNSTISEIAKSAENARGVSESAVSKVTDSSAKMVELTSAAEAIGKIVETITEISEQVNLLSLNATIEAARAGEAGKGFAVVANEIKELARQTSQATGDIKDKVQRIQESSSSTMSGIAEIKTVIDNVNDIVHIIATAVEEQTVATQEIAENLSQASAGIEEVNQNVSQSSAAAIEIEKDIEDVSNSAAGIAQSSNQVKNSSENLAQLAEKLSHMVGQFKL; encoded by the coding sequence ATGTATAGAAATCTCCGCTTAAGCAGTAAGTTGATGCTTTCCATCGGCATCGTGATTCTCGCCTCCTTTACGGCGACTGTCGGCTTTGTCACCTTAAAGGCAACCAACCTTGCCCAGGTCGAGGCACAAGAACGTTTTGAGTCGATCGCCCGCGAATACTCCAATCAAATCCAGTTGGATGTTGATAACGCCTTTGCCAGTGCACGGGCTTTGGCCTACGCTTCGGGACAACTGAAAACGAGCGGCAAAGAGTTCAAACGAGAAACCCTCCTCACCATGATGCAGGGCATTCTCTCCGAAAATACCAACTATTTCGGCATTTGGGCTGTGTGGGAACCCGGCGGAATTGACGGCCTGGATGATCAATATAAAGGCGCGCCTGGGAATAAAGAAAACGGGCGATTTGCTCCCTACTGGAACCGTGTGGGTGGGGTCCATCTTGAGACCTGTACAGACCTCAGCGGGGAATGGTACACCAAATCCAGGGATACGATGCGGGAGGTGATCATCGATCCCACGGCCTACGACATTTCCGGGACAAAGGTATTTGTCGTCAGTGTGTGTGTGCCGATAATTGTCAATGGTCGAGCCCTTGGTGTTGTGGGTGTTGATTTTTCCATGGAGCAGATCAGTGCCCTGGTTTCCAAGATTCGCCCCTATGAGACCGGATATGCCGTACTGGTCACCGACAGCGGTATGATCTCGGCGCATCCTGAACCAGGCAATGTTACCAAATTCACCAAGGATATTTATCCCGCGGAAATTTTGGCGGCAAGTCGGGAAACCGGGACAACCCATCACAACTTTACCCTGGAAACGACCGGTGAACCCTCGCTGATGATTATCACTCCGGTCGTCACCGGAAAAACCGAGACCACCTGGAAACTCTTTATCAATGCACCAATGGAGAAAATTCTTCAGCAGGTGGTACGGATGCGCAATGGCAGCATCCTGATTTCCGGGCTCTCGTTCTGTTTTCTTATTGCCGTGATTTTTATGCTAGCGCGGATTGTCATTGTCAGACCGGTGAATCATGTCATCGCAAGTCTCGACGATATTACCAAGGGGGAGGGCGATCTCACCAAACGGCTGGACGTTGCAAGCAATGACGAGTTGGGCCAGCTTTCCGCCGGATTCAACACCTTTCTTGAAAAATTGCAGACAATGATCAAGGATGTCTCCAGCGGTGTGGGAACCCTTTCCTCGTCTTCCAGCGAGCTAAAATCCATTGCCGAGCAGTTGGCCGGTGGTGCCCATCATACCTCTGAAACCTCCAGTTCTGCCTCACGTTCAGCCCAGGAGATGACCGGCAACATGACCTCGGTGTCCGCGGCAATGGAGCAATCGAGCACCAATATCAATATCGTCGCCACTGCCGTCGAGGAGATGAACAGCACCATCAGCGAGATTGCAAAGAGTGCGGAAAACGCCCGGGGTGTTTCCGAAAGCGCGGTTTCCAAGGTGACCGACTCTTCCGCCAAAATGGTTGAGCTGACTTCGGCGGCGGAGGCCATCGGAAAAATCGTGGAAACCATCACTGAAATTTCCGAACAGGTCAATCTGCTGTCGCTCAATGCCACCATCGAGGCGGCCAGGGCAGGGGAGGCCGGCAAGGGATTTGCGGTTGTCGCCAATGAGATCAAGGAACTTGCCCGGCAAACTTCCCAGGCCACAGGGGATATCAAGGATAAGGTTCAGCGGATCCAGGAAAGTTCTTCCAGCACCATGAGCGGCATTGCCGAGATCAAGACGGTCATCGATAACGTGAACGACATCGTCCATATCATTGCCACGGCCGTGGAAGAGCAGACCGTGGCGACCCAGGAAATTGCAGAAAATCTGAGCCAGGCCTCAGCGGGCATCGAAGAGGTCAACCAGAATGTGAGCCAGAGTTCAGCGGCTGCGATTGAAATAGAAAAGGATATTGAAGACGTGAGCAACTCTGCAGCAGGCATTGCTCAGAGCAGCAATCAGGTCAAAAACAGTTCGGAAAACCTCGCCCAGTTGGCGGAGAAGTTGAGCCATATGGTCGGGCAGTTCAAGTTGTAA
- a CDS encoding DUF1294 domain-containing protein has protein sequence MAVFSSIGTTDYRNVAGGWMRGKGKIIKWQEEKGFGFIRLNNELAEIFFHEKCLLNPLRKPQVGDEVSFVISTNPEGKKRAERVVYKGERDQRVRDRIFDGIYSTGACLFLLCVGYFVYLGKVDPIFLVLYLFFSIITFVLYWWDKKKAQSEGQRIPEKRLHFYSIIGGWPGALVAQRMLHHKSRKRSFLTVFYVTLALNLAGLVAYSSTGANFLLYDSIVTRIQGALRQYFPSSPHAVVRGNKAPVYSWIDEDGKKVYSNTGFPVNQQYRDGRIEWQ, from the coding sequence ATGGCTGTTTTTTCGTCTATTGGTACAACCGATTATAGGAATGTTGCAGGTGGATGGATGAGAGGAAAAGGGAAAATTATCAAGTGGCAGGAGGAGAAAGGCTTTGGCTTTATACGGCTTAACAATGAGCTGGCGGAAATATTTTTCCACGAGAAGTGTTTGCTCAACCCATTGAGAAAACCACAGGTCGGCGACGAAGTCTCTTTTGTCATTTCGACCAATCCTGAGGGGAAAAAAAGAGCCGAGCGTGTTGTCTATAAAGGGGAGCGCGACCAGAGAGTTCGCGATAGGATATTTGACGGGATCTACTCGACAGGGGCGTGTCTCTTCCTGCTGTGTGTCGGATATTTCGTGTATCTCGGAAAAGTTGATCCCATTTTTTTGGTGTTGTATCTCTTTTTCAGCATCATCACCTTTGTGCTCTACTGGTGGGACAAGAAAAAAGCACAAAGCGAGGGCCAAAGAATCCCTGAAAAACGGCTCCATTTCTATAGTATAATAGGCGGATGGCCCGGTGCACTTGTCGCCCAACGAATGCTTCATCATAAATCTCGCAAGAGATCCTTCCTAACAGTCTTTTATGTGACCCTTGCCCTCAACCTTGCAGGGTTGGTCGCCTACTCGTCTACCGGGGCAAATTTTTTGCTCTATGATTCGATTGTGACAAGAATACAGGGGGCGCTTCGCCAATATTTTCCAAGTTCTCCCCATGCAGTTGTTCGTGGAAATAAGGCGCCTGTCTACAGCTGGATAGATGAGGATGGGAAAAAAGTATATTCAAATACAGGGTTTCCAGTCAATCAGCAGTACCGGGATGGACGCATTGAATGGCAATGA